The stretch of DNA ATAAGAAGAAAAATCAAAGGCCCGATGCAGTCCAAAAGTATTATTACTAACATTTTCTGATAATTAAACAATCTATCATAGCGCATCACGTTATGCCGTTATGGTAATACTTGGGACCTCGCAGTGGCCTCATTCAATAAAATTCACTACTACAAAAATGATTCGTAGCAATGTTCCGTTTTATTCAGGAGCGGGTTAAAGTGTAATCTGTTCCTACAAAAGAAGTGGTGTTATTGTAGCAACTGACCTGTCCTTAAAAATGCATCTTTTAAGGACGGATGGCGTCATCATCTGCCCCTGAAAATGGGGccatttttaggggtgggtggcaccatcacccgctcctaaaaatacatctttcaggggcgggtgatggcgccacccgcccctagaaatgtatttttaggggtgggtgatATTCCCATCCGCCCCTACAAATGATTTTTCAAAATCATATAAAAAATTCAATTAGCTCTGAGAATATAGCAAATCATATAAAAAACTCAAATTTTTACCCTAAGGCTATTGTCACATATAGAACTAGAAAAACTATGCcaaatatatttcagtgtatataatgCTTAAGAGTGTACAAACCACAAAGTATGGCTTGAGTTGTATGGGATTGTAAGTGGAAAAATCCTACATTGCTATTTCAACACTCTTTAACtattatatacactgaaatatagtTGGCATATTTTTTCTACTTCTATATGTTATAATATTCCTATGATACAAGTTTCACTATTTTTGGGTGTGTTTTGCCATTTTCTTGGAATTAATTGGATTTGTAGAATAAATTTGAAAATCATTTGCAGGGGCGGGTGGTGACCTCTTCCGCCCCTACAAATCCATGTAGGGGCGGGTAGGGACGTCACCCGCCCTGGAAATTAATTTGTAGGGGCGGATGACACCCCACCTGCCCCTGGAAATGCCCTCTCTATATATGGAACAGGCGGCGGGAACTTGGACAAATTTTCGATTTGAAGAGGAGGACGCCGGGAGGCTACTGAAATTTCGCCACGAGCCACCGTCGCCGCTCCTACCCGTGCTGCCgcctcctcgcgccgccgcggccgtgaTCGCCTCACGCCGCCACCTCCCCACGCCATTGGCCTCTCCTCCCCGCACGagcccgcgcgcctcctccccgccggcctccTCCCGCAGATCTACAACCGCGGGTCCCGACGGCGCCTTCTCCCACGAACCTACGGCCGTGGGTCCTGACGGCATCTTCTCCCTCGGACCTACGGCCGTGGGCCCCGGCGGCACCTCCTCCtcgcgccgcgcctcctcccgcgGATCTATGGCCATGGGTCCCGCGATGCCTCCTCCCCTCCTGGTATGTTCTTGATttgttttcctttctttttccatttCAGAGATGTCATTTCAGCGATGTAAATTTGACTACGGTTATTGAGTCTGTTAGTAAATTTGCTTGATTTTTTACTCTCAATTTGAATTAGTGATGTTCCGTGGTGGTGGCCATCCTGGTGGTGGCCGCCGTGGTGGTTTTGGTGGCCGTGGAGGCATGGTCGAGGATGCGTTGCCTCATAGTTCAGGACTTCACTTTTATGGCACCATTGGCTTGCCATTTGGCAATCGAACGTGCGGATCAATTTCTTTTAAAATGTTTTTTACTACACATGAATAATTTCTAAATTTACTTATATACAATGCAGCTTATCAACAATATTAGATGGCTCAAAGATGATATTGAAGCTGTAGGTGGTACTACTCCTGTACTGCAACCCGAGGTTTTTTGTCAACCTCATTTCAATCAAGTACGTATCTCTTTTCAAGTACCTGATCGAAACATAGACTTCACCTTGATGGCACCAGGAGATGCCATCCCGATGATTTCAATTACCGCAGTGGGTGAAGTTGCACCAAATTGGGTAACTTATGAGAGGCTAGCCGTGGAGGCCTGCATAGAGCAGCTTCAAGATCACGGGTACTTTGTGCCAGACTTTTCATATTTTCAAATAAAGCAGCTCGAGGCGGGAGAAAGCAATGTTATTCAGACTGCGTGAGAGGCTTTGTCAGCTTAATCAAGATAATAGGGTATAAGATATTATTTTTATCATTGTTAACTTTAGTTATATTACATCTTCAACTTTCATAACGTTATTATCAGCTTTTAGGATCTCCTCCAAGGTACTACCTATGCGGCAATGAGTTTTCGAGCGATTCTGGATCAAGTCATTGAAGCGGTGGATATAACTTACATGGGTGGAGAGCTATTCTTCAGCAGAGATTTGAAGTTTCAAGCCAAACTCACCTTTTATAGGCCAAATCAGCTTAACAGTCCATTGTTCGATATTTGTAGTACTGTATGTGTCTATCATTGGCAAGCAGAGGAGAGTGCACTTGTCCGTGTTTTAGTTTATTTTGATGAAGTTCTAGGCTTGACGATTGTAAACCTTAACTATCTTTCATATCTATAGAAGAGGGTCGGAGGAGCATGAAGGTGTGATATGCATGGATGTAGCCTTACACTTTTCTTATGAATTTGAACTTGCACTATTGTAAGAACTTAAGTATTGATGTACCAACTTGCAATATTGTAAGAACGGTGGCATGGATGTACCCTTACTCTTTTCTTATTGAGGTCGGAACTGGTTATATAATTTGATTGCATATATAGTATTATTTTAGTGTTGGATCTGAATAGGTTAATTGAGAATCCCATTTTAAAAATTAGGCAAGAAAAAGGTACAAAAATTTTGGCGGGAAGAATATTTTTAGGGGTGTCTGaagccatcacccgcccctgaaaaatagtttgcaggggcgggtgatggggTGATCCGCCCTTGAAAATGAATTTTTAGGAGCGAGTGATGGGGTGACCCGCCTTTGAAAATGGATTTCTATGGGTGGTTGATGGCATGAGCCGCCACTAGAAATGGATTTCTAGATGCAGTTGCGTTACCCGCCCTGCAAACAGCATTTGTGCCTGCGAGAAGTAGGGACGGGTATCGCACCCGCCCTGGAAATGCCGTTTTACCCGCCCTTGAAAATATTTTCTGTAGTAGTGATTCTTTGTTGACTTCAAGATAGGTACGGTGCAAAATCCTTTGAGCATCTTGATGGGAAAAAAATCATGATATGAGTTAGAAAACTATCTAGTTTGGGGATTATTGATATTCCAGGATTTGGGATTGAGTGACATTTTCGTAACTATAAAGCAAGAATCAAGGGGTGACGATAATAGACTTGCTCGAATCTTGAATACGAAGTATACATCTTAAAGGCGATAGAGAAAGCATGGACAAAAGCAGCTATGTGCTGACACGGTGACACAAACACATAGATCTGTATAAGACACATTATTTTGGCTTCAGCATGAACAAATTAGAAATTAATCATCACCTGTTTTGAGTGCATCCTACTAAAAACACTACTACATTGTTCATATCCCATGTTATATAACGTACAAAGCCCTCCTTGTAATTTCCTCAAGGTAAGTGTGTGCAAGACGACGTAGCACAGCCGTAGTAGCACACGACCAAGAGGAAATGTCACCAAGAATACTGGGAGATCCAGACCATAATCAAGAGGCAGCGGTACCTTGCCCTCCGACCACGGACGCCAGCAGCCCATGCAGCCTCCCGGTGCCGCCGCCGGAGTGCCGCGTCCGAAAGCATAGCGTAGACGTCGGCGACGACGCCGCACCGCCGTCATCATCCTCGTCTCCCCTCGAGTTCGACGAGAACGACGACCGCGGGCTTGCCAGCAGCCTGCTCCGGCTCCGGGTGCACTGCACCTGTGCGCCATCCTTGGACGGCGGCGCCGACGTCGGTGAGCGTGACGGCATGGTGTGGCTCCTGCGCAGCTTGGGGAGGATGCTTTGGACGAAGCTAGCCGGCTTGGAGGATGATAAGAGCTTCTTGGAGGACTGGGACTTGGAGAACTTGGTCTTGGCGGCGGCGCCCTTTTTGCTGTAgtaggacggcggcggggtgagCGGCGGGAGGGTGGTGTCGGAGATGGAGTTCTTGGGCGTGCCCGGCGCCGACTCCCACATGAAAGGCACGGAGCCCGCGGAGGCGACGCCGTAGTAGACGCGGAAGGAGGGGTTGGAAACGGAGGAGGGGTCCTTGGAGAGGAGACGGCTGGCCATGGTGGCTCGCTCCTCCTGCATGGCGGCCCGGAGCGTCTTCTGGCTCGAGCTCTTGGGGAGCATCCTCGTC from Panicum hallii strain FIL2 chromosome 3, PHallii_v3.1, whole genome shotgun sequence encodes:
- the LOC112887162 gene encoding uncharacterized protein LOC112887162; amino-acid sequence: MLDKEDWTRMLPKSSSQKTLRAAMQEERATMASRLLSKDPSSVSNPSFRVYYGVASAGSVPFMWESAPGTPKNSISDTTLPPLTPPPSYYSKKGAAAKTKFSKSQSSKKLLSSSKPASFVQSILPKLRRSHTMPSRSPTSAPPSKDGAQVQCTRSRSRLLASPRSSFSSNSRGDEDDDGGAASSPTSTLCFRTRHSGGGTGRLHGLLASVVGGQGTAAS